Within the Apostichopus japonicus isolate 1M-3 chromosome 6, ASM3797524v1, whole genome shotgun sequence genome, the region CCACCGAGTCTGACCGCCAGCTAAATTTGTAATACATTCCATGAACTAAATGGCATCCTAGTGTACAAACCTCATGATTGGAATGATTAATAAGATTGTATGAGAAATTAATGGCACAGACCACAGCTTCATTAATCACTCTACATAAATTCACCTCTTGAGAAAAATTATAAAGTGCTCAATACAATGACTCTTTAATGCATTCATGTTTgacccatacccccccccctcccgatcCATCTAATCTTTGTGTCATTAAGTCATTTAGTATTTTGGTAGTTACATATCCTCCTGTATTATTAGCTATATTATGCATATATGTCTCTGCTCTGCCAACTCAATGGCTTATCTCTCCTTTTTCATCTTCATGGAAGGACTGTCAATTTTGTCATCGACTGGAACCCTGGCATCTCAAAACccatcatcatcttcttcttcttcttcttcttcccatTCCTCCTCCTCATCCACCTCCTCCTTAGCAGCCTTGCTCTTTCTCTTAACTTGTCGCTTTGATTTCGATTTCTTGGCTTTCTTGTCTTTCGGTTCGAACAGGTCCTGCCTTCCCTCCGCGATCATTTTTGCCTTCCAAGCTTCCAGTTCTACGTCATATTCTTCCTTT harbors:
- the LOC139968728 gene encoding transcription factor A, mitochondrial-like, translating into MRAEMKKLERPKRPKNAYALFVSENFRKGGNSQAEVTRISELWNMTPEEDRVPFQEEAKKLKEEYDVELEAWKAKMIAEGRQDLFEPKDKKAKKSKSKRQVKRKSKAAKEEVDEEEEWEEEEEEEDDDGF